The Deinococcus sp. LM3 genomic interval GCCCGGCAGCCGGCCCTGCGCGGCGGCGCTGAGCAGCACGTCCTGCCCGCTGACCGCCGCGAGGCTGGTGACCTTCAGGTCCGGCGTGTCGTACCCGGCGCGCGCGGCGGCCGTCAGGCCCGCGCCGCTGCCGGTGCCGGGCAGGCTGACGGCGGCGGCGCTGGCACTCAGCGCGCCGCGCTCGACGCGGACCTCGGCACCGAAGGCCAGTTGCCGCTCGCCGCTGCCTTCCAGGCGGTAGCTGACGCGCAGGGCCTGCGTGACCAGCAGGCCGCCCTCGACCGTCACGGCGCTCAGGGGCCGCGCGAGGGTCAGCAGGCCCGCCGGGCCGTCCAGGGTGTAGTCCAGGCCGCGCTCCAGGCGGCGTTCGGTGTCGCCGTCCGGGCCGCTGACGAGCAGGTCCACCGTCTCGCTGCCCGGCACGGCCGCGCCGCCCAGCCGCAGCAGGCGCGTGCCGTCCGGCGTGACCGTCTCGGTGCGGGTGGCCACCGGCAGGGCCGCCACGAACCCGCTGACGGTGGGCGCGCCGGGCGCGCCCTGCGTGACGACGCTCAGCGCGGTCGGCAGGCCCGGCACGCTCAGGGTGCGGACCGGCGCGGGCGCCTGCATGTACGCCACCGTGAAGTCCGGGTGGTCGTAGCGGAACGCGACCGGGTCGAGGCCGCTCAGCGGCACGCTCGCGGCGCTGCGGTCCCCGTGCGCCGCGTACAGTCCGGCGTACGCCTCGGCGGCGTCCAGGCCGTCGCTGTTCGCGGCGGCGATCAGGTGCCCGTCGCCCAGCGGGGCTTCCAGCGTGCCGCGCGCCGTGACGGTCAGGCCCGCGCCGCTGACGGTGGCGCTCAGCAGGCCGGTCGCGACCGCGTTCCGGCCGGCCTCCAGGCGCTGCGAGGCCCGGATGGGTTGCCCGTCACCCAGGTCCGCCTCGACTTCCACGCGCACGGGCGCGGCCTGCGGCGCGAAGGTCAGTTCGCCCTCGCCGTCTTTCAGGCGCACCTGGTACCCGGCTTCCAGCGGGTTGGCGTCCGGCGTGGTGGGTTCCAGCGACGTGCGGACCGTCAGGAACGGCAGCGCGGTCGTGACCCCGCGCTCGTCCACGGCCTGCACGCGCAGCACGACGGGCGTCACGCCGTCCGCGATGACCTGCTCGCCCAGCACGCGCAGGTTGGTGGTGCGGCCCGCCAGCGTCACGGTCGTCCGTTCGCCCAGCGCCTCAATCACGTTCCGGCCGGGCGTCAGGCGCACGCCGACGTACTCCAGGCGCTGCATGTTCGTGCCGGGGTCGAAACTGCGGGTGCCGATCAGGCTGCCCGGCAGGTCCACGCCGTTCAGGGTCACGTCCAGCGGCACGTCCGCCGGTCCCTGCACGATCACCGTCACCTGGTCGCGGTCCCGGTACACCTGCCCGTCCGGCGGGGACTGGATGGCCTGATCGGTGCGGACGGCCGGGGCGTCCAGCGGGCGCGCGGCGGCCAGGTCGCCGGGGTCGAGGCGGCCGCGCAGCGTCTCGCGCTGTCCCTGGCCGTAGGTGGCGACCAGCGTGGGTTCGGGCAGTTCGGGCAGCGGCGCGTCGTGACGGGCCGAGTACCGCAGGTCACCCGGATGGGCGGGCAGCGTCCAGTACAGCGTGCCGCCCGGTCCCTGCAGCGGGTCCGGGATGGGCCGCGCGTCGTAGCGGGCGCTGCCCGGCAGGTACTCCGCGCCGTCCGGGAGGCGCTGGGCGTAGATCAGGCCCTGCCCGGCGCCGGTGCTCGTGATGCTGGCGTGAATGTCGCTGATCCGCGTGACGGGCGGCAGCGCGGCCGGGGGCGCCTCAGGCGCCGGTTCGGCTGGCGTGGGGGCGGCGCTGGGAGTGAGGGCCGGGCTGGCGACGGGCGCCGTGCTGGCGGGCGCGGGCGGCGCGGCCACCACCAGCGGCTCCACGCTCAGGTTGCCCTGCGCCGTCTGCGTGTCCGCGCAGTCCGTGACGAGTTCCGCGCCCAGCGAGACGGTCCCGCCAGTCGCGTCGACCCGCGCGCGGTACGTCAGGGTGCGGGCCTCGCCGGGCCGCAGCGTGCCCTCGAAGTCCGGGCTGTCCAGGGCGGTCAGGCTCTCGCCGGGCGTGTCGCTCAGCAGGTACGGGACGCTGTCCTCGCCCGCGTTCGTCAGGTGCAGCGAGACGGTGACGGTGTCGCCGGGCCGCGCGGCTGGCAGCGCGCCGCGCCGCAGTTGCAGCGCCGCGCGGTGCGGGCTGACCTGCACGGTCGCCGCGGCCTGCGTGCCGGGCAGGGTGGCCGTGACGCGCGCCTCGCCGGGCCGCTCGGCCTGCGCGACGACTTCCAGCGTGGCGGGCTGCCCGGCCTGCGCCGCGCCCTGCAGGCGGGTCGGGGTCAGGGCGCGCAGGCCGCCTGGCAGGACCACCTCGACCGGCGTCCTGACCACGCCGTCGTAGTCGGTGCTGGCGACCGCGTGGAAGGTGACCACGTCGCCCACGCACACGGCCGGGCGGTCCTGCGTCAGGGTCAGCTGCACCTGCGGGCGCACCTGCACCGCCACGTCCGCCAGGCCGTCCTCGGGCACCGTGACCTGCCGGGGGGCGTCCACGACCGTGCCAGGCGGGGCGGTGACCTGCAGGTCCAGGGTGCCGGCGGGCCGCTCGGCGGTCCACTCGCCGTCCACCGGGACCGCCTCGCCGTCCAGGGTGACGGTCAGGCTGGTGGGGCTGATCTCGCCGCCCGGCTGCACCAGCTGCGCCTGCACGCGCACCTGCCCGACCCGGTCGGTCTGCGCGAGCGTGATGCGCTGGTCCGCGCCGCCCCGGTTGAAGGCCAGCCCGACGGTGTTCGAGTACTGCCGCGCGCCCTCCGGCTGGCGCAGCTCGACGCGGTACGTGCCGGCGGCCGGCAGCGGCAGGTCCACCCACTGCAGCGGTCCGCTGATCGGCAGCGGCGTGACCACGCCGCTCGCGTCGATGACGCGCACGTCCATCTCGCCGGGGCCGTCGCCGTCGTACAGGCGCAGGCGGTCCCCGGCGCGGGCGTTCAGGGTCAGGGCGGGCGTCCAGGCGGCGCCGCGTACCGTGACGTTCACGCGCGTGGCGCTCAGGCTGGCGGCGTCCGCCTCGATGCGCGCCGCGAAGGTGTTCTTCCCGCGTCCCTCGCTGCTCACCCGCAGGGTGTACGTGCCGGGCTCCAGGACGCCCTCGAAGGCCGTCACCCAGTCGCTGGGGGCGTCCGGGGCGCGCAGCGTGCGGACGGCCTGCCCGTCCGGGCCGAGCAGCGTGAAGGTCGTGACGACCGCCGCGCCGCCGTACTGCTCGTCGCCCACCGAGTCCGGCTGGCGGTAGTCGCGCGGATCGAACGACGCCGAGTACAGGTCCAGCCGCACCGGGCCGCGCTGATGCACCTGCAGGTTGAAGGTGTCGTCCCCGACCGCCCACTGCAGGTCCTGGCCGACGCTGGTGACGGGCCGGCTGGTGCGTTCCGGGTGCGGTCCGCTCCCGCTCAGGCGGGTCAGGTCGGCGTCCTGCGCGAGCGCGGCGCCGCCCACGCCCAGGCTCAGCAGCGCCAGCACGCGCGGCCGGCGGCTCACGGGAGCCTCCAGCGCAGGAACGGATCGGTGCCGGCCTGTTCGGGCGTACCGCTGAAGGTGAAGGTGTAGGAGATCGTCATGGAGCCGCCTGCGAAGTCTACGGCGAAACCGGCCTGCCCGGACGTCAGGACCGCGCCGGCCGGGAGCGGGTCGGCCACCTCCAGGCCCGGCACGGCGCGCGGCGCGCTGAGGGTCAGCTGCGCGGCGTACCGGTCGTCACCCAGCCACGTGAGTTGCTTGCGCAGCGTCACGTCGCCGCGCGTGACGGTCGTGCTGCGCACCGAGTGGGCGTCCCCGCCGGCCGGCGCGAGCGGGAAATCCACGCTCGTCAGGTTCAGGACCATCACCGAGCGGCTGCCGGGCAGTCCGCCGTCCTGCGGGACGCTCAGCGGCGCGTTCCGCACGCTCTGCGGGTCGAGCCGCAGCGCCTGCTGGCCGCGCGGGACGGCCGCGAAGTGGTACCGGCCGGCCGCGTCGGTCAGCGCGCTGCGCCCACCGGCGAGCAGCACGCGCGCCCCGGCGACCGGCGTGTCGAGGTCCGGCGTGAAGGTCCCGTCGCGGTTGCGGTCCACGAACACCTGACCGTTCAGTTCCGCCTGCGCGGCGAACACGCCGGGCTGCACCTGCACGCTGGCGCGCGCCTCGCTGCTGCGGGTGACCGCGCCGTTCGGGGCCTGCATGCGCGCTGAGGCCACGTTCACCTGGGTCGGCGCGGCGTGCGGCGTGACCCGCATGGCGTACGTCAGGGTGCGGGTGCCGCCGGCCGGCATGGCCGCCACGGGCCACAGCAGCGCCCCGCCGGGTTGCGGCTGCGGGTCCGGGCCGGGCTGGCCGTCCACGGTGGCGGTGCCCGGCAGGTACGTCAGGCCGGTGGGGGGCGTGTCCAGCAGCGTGCCGCCCTGCAGGGCCGCCACGCGGCTGGCGTTGCGCAGCGTGACGGTGAAGGTCACGCGGTCCCCGACCACCACTGCCTGCGGGGTCGCGGCCTTGCTCAGCAGCAGCGCGCTGGAGTACACGTTCGACGGTGCGGGCGCACTGGCGACCGGGCTGGGCAGTTCGTCCGATCCCAGCGAGAAGGTGTTCTCCAGGCGGGTGTCGTCGGGCACGTCGGCGTTCACGCGCGCCTGCACGGTCACGCTCAGGCGGCCGCCGGGCGTCAGGGCCGGGAGGCGCCACGTGACGGTCCGCGTGAACGTGTCGAAGGTCCCGCCGTCCGAGGCGCTCACGAAGGTCAGGCCGGCCGGCAGCGTGTCGCGCAGCACCACGTTCGTGAGCCCCGACTCGTAGGGGTTCACGGCGCTCAGGGTGTACGTGAGCAGCTCGCCGACCGGGACCGTCCCGGCGGGTGTCACGGTCTTGAGCAGTTCCGGCGTGCGCGGGTCCACCAGGGTCAGCAGGTTCTCGGTGTGGTTCGGAGTGGCGCCCAGTTCGCTGCTGGCACTCAGCCGCACCCGCGCCGAGACGCCCTCGCGGGCCGTGACGGTCAGGCAGGCCTGCACCGACTGCTCCTCACCGGCTGCCAGCGGCAGCGGCTGGGGCAGCGCCGCTCCCTGCGCGTCCCGCCACACGATCAGTCCGCTGCCCAGCGTGAACTGCCCGCCCAGCGTGAACCGGTCGGCGACGTTCCCGGTGTTGCGGACCGCGTGTGTGAAGCACGTCGCCTGCCCCTGCACGCCGAAGGTCCGGGTCTGCCGGTCGTCGGCGCTGTCCTCGCCGCCCGGTTCGGCGGCGGCGTTCCCGGCCGGGCCGATCAGGACGCCCAGGCGGGGGCGGATCAGCACGGACGCCTCGGTCTTCAGCGGGGGAACACCCGGCGTCTGACTCAGGTACGCGGTGTTCACGCGCTCACCCGGCCGGGCGTCGGCGGCGGCCTGCATGCGGAACGTCAGGTCCGTCACCTGACCGGGCCGCAGCGGCGGCAGCCGCCACGACAGGGCGCCGGTGTCCGCCCCGGCCGCGACCGACAGCCGGCCCAGCGGGTTCGCGGCGCTGCCCGGCACCAGCGTCAGCCCCTCGAGTTCCGGGATGCTGAGCAGGTCGCTGACCTCGGCCTCGCCGCTCGGCTGTGATCCAAGGTTCCGCACGCGCAGCGTCACTAGCGTGCTCTCACCGGGGCTCAGCACGGCCGGCGTGAACTGCTTCTCGATCTGCAGTTCCGCTCCGCCGCTGACCTGCACGGCCGCCACGTTGTCCGTGTCGCTCGCCGCGCCGTCCGCGCAGCCCGCCGTGAGGCCCATGAAGGCCGATCCCATTGCCCCGGCCGGTGCCTGCACGATCAGCAGCAGGTCCGCGGCGGCGTCCACCGGCACGTTCAGGTCATGCACGACCGGTTCGCCCAGGTCCAGCAGGCCGTTGCCGTTCACGTCCCGCACGACCCGCGCGCCGCCCGGCATGAAGGCGCTGCCCGGCGCGACCTGCCACGACAACACGAAACGGGCCGCCACGTTGCCGCTGTTCACCAGCCGGTACGGCAGGACGCTCTCGCCGCCCGGCGCGATCCCGACCCGGTAGGCGGGCGCGGCGGCGCTGCCGTCCGGCGTGACGTTCAGCGCGCAGCGCGCCCGGACCAGCGTCTCGACCGGGGCGCTCAGGTACAGTTCACCGGCCGCCGTGGCGCTCGCCTGGTTGCTGATGACCGTGCCGGCCGGAGTTCCGGCCGCGCCCGCCAGCTGGCCCAGCAGGGTCAGCAGCGTCGCGAGCAGCGCCGCGCAGCGGCGGGAAGGGGTAAGAGCAGATTCAGAGGGCACGGGCGGGACTCCTGGGCGACCGGCGGTGGCCGGGGGAAGGGAGCGCGGTGATCGGCGCGGAAGGGAAAACGGAAACGATCAGCCGGAGCGGAAGGTCATGCAGCGGCGCCGAGACATTGGAAATCAGTGGGCGCAGCGGTCTGGAACGGTCAGGGGGGGGAGGGCGGAAGAAAAAGGGCAGGGGAGCAGCAAAAGGGGCACAGTCAAATCGGAGGCGTTTCTGGCAAATCAGAGGCGTTTCTGGTGTTGTGGAGTGGGGGCGTGGGCGGCGCGCAGAGGGCCGCCCGGCCCCCGGAAGGGCCCGCTCCCCGAAATCGGGTGGGAGCGGGCCGGCCGGGCTTCAGTTCACGCGGACGGTCATGGTGAAGGTCACGCTCGCGCCGCTGCTGAGGCTGGTCTCGTCGGTGTCGATGATGTTGTTGCCGTTCGAGTCCACCGCGAATTCCACCAGCGTGCCGGCCGTCTGCGCGACCGGCGCGGTCGCCACGGACGTCCACCCGCCGCCGGCGATGCGGTAGAAGCCGCCGGTGGGGCCAGTCACGCCGGCCAGGACGGTGTTGGCGGGCACGGTGTCGCGCAGCACCACTTCCGTCAGGGTCTCGGTGGACAGGTTGCGGGCGCTGAGGGTGTAGCGCAGGTACTCGCCGGGGAAGGCGTCCGCGCCGCTCTTGACGGTGTTGCAGCTGACCAGCACGCCGCAGTTGTCGACGGTCTTGTCGATGGCCAGCTTCCCGCCGACCACGCGGGTGGTGTCGGTCACGCTGGGAACTCTGACATTCGGATCGCGGATCACGGCTTCCCTGGCGACAGCCGTCAGCGTCAGCTGGTTGACGCTGTCAGTGGGCGCGCCGGCCGGCACGTTGATCTTCACGGACAGCGTGACACGCTCTCCCGGATCGAGGGTGGCGGGGCCGCTGCTGCCCAGCAGGTTACGGGTGGCCGCGTCGCTGAACGCCGAGCTGATGGAGGCGAAGAAGGTGGTGCCGTCGAAGGAGTACAGGTACGTCCAGCCGGTCGTGGCGCCGGCCGGCGTGCTCGTGAAGGACAGGTCGGCCGGGCCGAAGGAAGTGTTCCCGTCGTTCTGCAACTGGTGCTCGTACAGGGCTGTGCCGGGGCTGGTGGTCGTGCCGCTGCGGTCGGGCGTGAGGGCCACGTCGTAATCCTGCAGCACGGTGACGGTGTTGTTGGTGTCGGTGCCGCTGGTGTTCGTGACCGGGCTCTGGGCCGTCTGGCTGACGGTCACCGGGCCGGGCAGCGCGTTGTCGGGGGTATTCACGACGGCCAGCAGCTTGATTTCCTGTCCGGGCTGGATGGTGCCAGTGTTCGTGATGGGGCCGGCGGCCAGTTCGTTCGGGTCGAGTTCACCGTCGCCGTCCAGGTCCTTGTAGTACACGACCGAGACCGGCACTGGCAGACCGCCGCCGCTGACCGGGAAGGTCACAGTGCCGCTGAGGTTATAGTTGTCGACCTGCGCGCCGTTGTTGCCGACTTCCATGGGGAACACGGCCTGCATGCCGGGCATCACGGGCTCGTTGCCGGGCGTGGCGGGCGTGCCGCCGTTGCTGCTGCTGGTGTCGCCGATGCTGACGCTGGGCGCCGTGACCGTCCCGATCCGGTCGGTGGTGGTGTCCTTCTTGCTGGTGTCGACCGAGCTGGTGGCCGTCACGACGACGCTGCCGCCGTTGGCGTCCGCGCCGCCCTGGGCGGGCACCCGCACCCGCACCTGAATCACGGCCGTCTGGCCGGGCGCCAGCGGGCCGCTGTCGGGCACGCCGTCCCCGTCGGAGTCGGGCAGCGGCACGCCGTCACGCAGCAGGTCGACGGTCGTGCCGGCCGGCAGGTCCGAGAGGGCCGCCGTGAAGTCGAACACGTCGGTGCTGTTGCCGGTGTTGCGCACCGACTGGGCGAAGGTGACGCTGCTGCCGGCCGCGAGGGACGCCACGGTCTGCGTGTCGGCGTTGTCGGGCGTGACGGTCAGGCCCTCGGCGGTCGTGTACGCGGCGCCGGTGGTGGTATCGGCTGCGCCGAGCGGGTCGCCGTTCGGGCCGATGGCGACGGCGGCCGTGG includes:
- a CDS encoding DUF11 domain-containing protein, giving the protein MSRRPRVLALLSLGVGGAALAQDADLTRLSGSGPHPERTSRPVTSVGQDLQWAVGDDTFNLQVHQRGPVRLDLYSASFDPRDYRQPDSVGDEQYGGAAVVTTFTLLGPDGQAVRTLRAPDAPSDWVTAFEGVLEPGTYTLRVSSEGRGKNTFAARIEADAASLSATRVNVTVRGAAWTPALTLNARAGDRLRLYDGDGPGEMDVRVIDASGVVTPLPISGPLQWVDLPLPAAGTYRVELRQPEGARQYSNTVGLAFNRGGADQRITLAQTDRVGQVRVQAQLVQPGGEISPTSLTVTLDGEAVPVDGEWTAERPAGTLDLQVTAPPGTVVDAPRQVTVPEDGLADVAVQVRPQVQLTLTQDRPAVCVGDVVTFHAVASTDYDGVVRTPVEVVLPGGLRALTPTRLQGAAQAGQPATLEVVAQAERPGEARVTATLPGTQAAATVQVSPHRAALQLRRGALPAARPGDTVTVSLHLTNAGEDSVPYLLSDTPGESLTALDSPDFEGTLRPGEARTLTYRARVDATGGTVSLGAELVTDCADTQTAQGNLSVEPLVVAAPPAPASTAPVASPALTPSAAPTPAEPAPEAPPAALPPVTRISDIHASITSTGAGQGLIYAQRLPDGAEYLPGSARYDARPIPDPLQGPGGTLYWTLPAHPGDLRYSARHDAPLPELPEPTLVATYGQGQRETLRGRLDPGDLAAARPLDAPAVRTDQAIQSPPDGQVYRDRDQVTVIVQGPADVPLDVTLNGVDLPGSLIGTRSFDPGTNMQRLEYVGVRLTPGRNVIEALGERTTVTLAGRTTNLRVLGEQVIADGVTPVVLRVQAVDERGVTTALPFLTVRTSLEPTTPDANPLEAGYQVRLKDGEGELTFAPQAAPVRVEVEADLGDGQPIRASQRLEAGRNAVATGLLSATVSGAGLTVTARGTLEAPLGDGHLIAAANSDGLDAAEAYAGLYAAHGDRSAASVPLSGLDPVAFRYDHPDFTVAYMQAPAPVRTLSVPGLPTALSVVTQGAPGAPTVSGFVAALPVATRTETVTPDGTRLLRLGGAAVPGSETVDLLVSGPDGDTERRLERGLDYTLDGPAGLLTLARPLSAVTVEGGLLVTQALRVSYRLEGSGERQLAFGAEVRVERGALSASAAAVSLPGTGSGAGLTAAARAGYDTPDLKVTSLAAVSGQDVLLSAAAQGRLPGGTRASLSVSHQDDAYAGLNATQPGTHATVSATVPLGRSLGAALAGEYHDAPTSDGARSTQGQVSAALNVNLQPVTLGLGVRQQFGATTGTSLTASAGYHAAPLDVDVTHAQPVGGNASPQTTLSARYALTTQVAATLGGAVTWPGGSATPGQALSLGLESRLGGTNLKVAYELPTAGGGGNRARFGADTTLPLGPNLSASLGGGLLQELPGAGRPDPAREFNLNAALRYQDTRLSASAGSDFAVKNGQLRTVLRGGAALRVNDQVTLSASALSEFGPSRGDRLTLGGALRKNQWQGLLTGSFERGSLSSAGNGTLSGSAELAYHAATWAVRGGLAARATPGDPGSLTVQPSLSGSYYLGDRFALGAALHTQVQPLSGVVRTATGVEGSYRALPGTWLTLGYNLTGFDSISTQPTRRGAYLRLDLSADERLGDLLSGLTKTPAPTPAPQPGEPSPTPPTEDTP
- a CDS encoding DUF11 domain-containing protein; translation: MKHHALLLAAFLSLGVASAAGTKAGTQITNQASAAYRDSTGTRLDANSNQVSTLVKQVGGVTISPDGTPAAPGQQQQAVPGAEVVFPYTLTNTGNGTDSFLVDTMVDSSVTNTVAPATRVVYIDANGDGILQPGERVALPQSGGKSVFQNVPADSAVKFFVVLQVPASATSVNKVITQPTATSTFDATKTDGVSGSTNYSQVNVVQDAVLSVSKSVVSTTTESNGDLTVVYRVQSTNTGTQAASNVILADDIISATSTLPTGSVVVASSAVISPTTGTVTYPDTDGDGNASDQVQALFGSVAPGQSVQMTFTVTIPASAAPTNGQNPYSNVATVTYTGSTGTTTTTSSNTADVTKAATAAVAIGPNGDPLGAADTTTGAAYTTAEGLTVTPDNADTQTVASLAAGSSVTFAQSVRNTGNSTDVFDFTAALSDLPAGTTVDLLRDGVPLPDSDGDGVPDSGPLAPGQTAVIQVRVRVPAQGGADANGGSVVVTATSSVDTSKKDTTTDRIGTVTAPSVSIGDTSSSNGGTPATPGNEPVMPGMQAVFPMEVGNNGAQVDNYNLSGTVTFPVSGGGLPVPVSVVYYKDLDGDGELDPNELAAGPITNTGTIQPGQEIKLLAVVNTPDNALPGPVTVSQTAQSPVTNTSGTDTNNTVTVLQDYDVALTPDRSGTTTSPGTALYEHQLQNDGNTSFGPADLSFTSTPAGATTGWTYLYSFDGTTFFASISSAFSDAATRNLLGSSGPATLDPGERVTLSVKINVPAGAPTDSVNQLTLTAVAREAVIRDPNVRVPSVTDTTRVVGGKLAIDKTVDNCGVLVSCNTVKSGADAFPGEYLRYTLSARNLSTETLTEVVLRDTVPANTVLAGVTGPTGGFYRIAGGGWTSVATAPVAQTAGTLVEFAVDSNGNNIIDTDETSLSSGASVTFTMTVRVN
- a CDS encoding DUF11 domain-containing protein — encoded protein: MPSESALTPSRRCAALLATLLTLLGQLAGAAGTPAGTVISNQASATAAGELYLSAPVETLVRARCALNVTPDGSAAAPAYRVGIAPGGESVLPYRLVNSGNVAARFVLSWQVAPGSAFMPGGARVVRDVNGNGLLDLGEPVVHDLNVPVDAAADLLLIVQAPAGAMGSAFMGLTAGCADGAASDTDNVAAVQVSGGAELQIEKQFTPAVLSPGESTLVTLRVRNLGSQPSGEAEVSDLLSIPELEGLTLVPGSAANPLGRLSVAAGADTGALSWRLPPLRPGQVTDLTFRMQAAADARPGERVNTAYLSQTPGVPPLKTEASVLIRPRLGVLIGPAGNAAAEPGGEDSADDRQTRTFGVQGQATCFTHAVRNTGNVADRFTLGGQFTLGSGLIVWRDAQGAALPQPLPLAAGEEQSVQACLTVTAREGVSARVRLSASSELGATPNHTENLLTLVDPRTPELLKTVTPAGTVPVGELLTYTLSAVNPYESGLTNVVLRDTLPAGLTFVSASDGGTFDTFTRTVTWRLPALTPGGRLSVTVQARVNADVPDDTRLENTFSLGSDELPSPVASAPAPSNVYSSALLLSKAATPQAVVVGDRVTFTVTLRNASRVAALQGGTLLDTPPTGLTYLPGTATVDGQPGPDPQPQPGGALLWPVAAMPAGGTRTLTYAMRVTPHAAPTQVNVASARMQAPNGAVTRSSEARASVQVQPGVFAAQAELNGQVFVDRNRDGTFTPDLDTPVAGARVLLAGGRSALTDAAGRYHFAAVPRGQQALRLDPQSVRNAPLSVPQDGGLPGSRSVMVLNLTSVDFPLAPAGGDAHSVRSTTVTRGDVTLRKQLTWLGDDRYAAQLTLSAPRAVPGLEVADPLPAGAVLTSGQAGFAVDFAGGSMTISYTFTFSGTPEQAGTDPFLRWRLP